The Perca flavescens isolate YP-PL-M2 chromosome 23, PFLA_1.0, whole genome shotgun sequence genome has a window encoding:
- the wnt5b gene encoding protein Wnt-5b isoform X1, with the protein MSQQQSTFPTTGCVALTRRTMDNRPVRRKRNDAVRHLLLAAAFLACSSQLLVVDANSWWSLALTPIQRPEMYIIGAQPLCSQLSGLSQGQRKLCQLYQDHMIYIGDGAKTGIKECQYQFRQRRWNCSTVDNTSVFGRVMQIGSRETAFTYAISAAGVVNAISRACREGELSTCGCSRAARPRDLPRDWLWGGCGDNVHYGYRFAREFVDAREREKNYPRGSAEHARTLMNLQNNEAGRQAAYNLANVACKCHGVSGSCSLKTCWLQLADFRSVGEFLKEKYDSAAAMRIGRKGKLELVDKRFNTPTPDDLVYIDTSPDYCLRNETTGSLGTLGRLCNKTSEGMDGCELMCCGRGYDQFKTYKHERCHCKFHWCCYVKCKRCTTLVDQFVCK; encoded by the exons ATGTCTCAACAGCAGAGCACTTTCCCCACCACCGGCTGTGTGGCGTTGACGCGGCGGACCATGGACAACAGGCCTGTCCGGAGAAAGCGTAACGATGCCGTGCGACATCTGCTGCTGGCAGCCGCCTTCCTCGCCTGCAGCTCCCAACTGCTGGTGGTGGATGCCAACTCATGGTG GTCACTAGCTTTGACCCCGATCCAGCGGCCAGAGATGTATATCATTGGAGCTCAGCCTCTCTGCAGTCAGCTGTCTGGTCTCTCCCAG GGCCAGAGGAAGCTGTGCCAGCTGTACCAGGACCACATGATCTACATCGGAGACGGAGCCAAGACGGGCATCAAGGAGTGCCAGTACCAGTTCAGACAGAGGAGGTGGAACTGCAGCACTGTGGACAACACATCAGTGTTTGGGCGGGTCATGCAGATTG GTTCCAGGGAAACAGCCTTCACTTACGCCATCAGCGCGGCCGGTGTGGTCAACGCCATCAGCCGAGCATGCCGCGAGGGCGAGCTCTCCACCTGTGGCTGCAGTCGTGCCGCTCGACCCCGTGATCTGCCCCGCGATTGGCTGTGGGGCGGCTGCGGCGACAACGTGCATTATGGCTACCGATTTGCCAGGGAGTTCGTGGAcgccagggagagagagaagaactACCCACGTGGTTCTGCTGAGCACGCCAGAACACTGATGAACCTGCAGAATAATGAAGCAGGGAGACAG GCGGCCTATAACCTTGCAAATGTGGCCTGTAAGTGTCACGGCGTCTCAGGTTCCTGCAGTCTGAAGACCTGTTGGCTCCAGCTGGCCGACTTCAGAAGTGTTGGCGAGTTCCTGAAGGAGAAGTACGACAGTGCAGCGGCCATGCGCATTGGACGCAAG GGCAAGCTGGAGCTGGTAGACAAACGCTTCAACACCCCGACCCCGGATGATCTGGTCTACATCGACACCAGCCCTGACTACTGCCTCCGCAACGAGACCACAGGCTCGCTGGGCACGCTGGGCCGCCTCTGCAACAAAACCTCGGAGGGCATGGACGGCTGCGAGCTCATGTGCTGCGGCAGAGGATACGATCAGTTCAAGACCTACAAGCACGAGCGCTGCCACTGCAAGTTCCACTGGTGCTGCTACGTCAAGTGCAAGCGTTGCACAACACTCGTGGACCAGTTTGTGTGTAAATAG
- the wnt5b gene encoding protein Wnt-5b isoform X2: MDNRPVRRKRNDAVRHLLLAAAFLACSSQLLVVDANSWWSLALTPIQRPEMYIIGAQPLCSQLSGLSQGQRKLCQLYQDHMIYIGDGAKTGIKECQYQFRQRRWNCSTVDNTSVFGRVMQIGSRETAFTYAISAAGVVNAISRACREGELSTCGCSRAARPRDLPRDWLWGGCGDNVHYGYRFAREFVDAREREKNYPRGSAEHARTLMNLQNNEAGRQAAYNLANVACKCHGVSGSCSLKTCWLQLADFRSVGEFLKEKYDSAAAMRIGRKGKLELVDKRFNTPTPDDLVYIDTSPDYCLRNETTGSLGTLGRLCNKTSEGMDGCELMCCGRGYDQFKTYKHERCHCKFHWCCYVKCKRCTTLVDQFVCK, encoded by the exons ATGGACAACAGGCCTGTCCGGAGAAAGCGTAACGATGCCGTGCGACATCTGCTGCTGGCAGCCGCCTTCCTCGCCTGCAGCTCCCAACTGCTGGTGGTGGATGCCAACTCATGGTG GTCACTAGCTTTGACCCCGATCCAGCGGCCAGAGATGTATATCATTGGAGCTCAGCCTCTCTGCAGTCAGCTGTCTGGTCTCTCCCAG GGCCAGAGGAAGCTGTGCCAGCTGTACCAGGACCACATGATCTACATCGGAGACGGAGCCAAGACGGGCATCAAGGAGTGCCAGTACCAGTTCAGACAGAGGAGGTGGAACTGCAGCACTGTGGACAACACATCAGTGTTTGGGCGGGTCATGCAGATTG GTTCCAGGGAAACAGCCTTCACTTACGCCATCAGCGCGGCCGGTGTGGTCAACGCCATCAGCCGAGCATGCCGCGAGGGCGAGCTCTCCACCTGTGGCTGCAGTCGTGCCGCTCGACCCCGTGATCTGCCCCGCGATTGGCTGTGGGGCGGCTGCGGCGACAACGTGCATTATGGCTACCGATTTGCCAGGGAGTTCGTGGAcgccagggagagagagaagaactACCCACGTGGTTCTGCTGAGCACGCCAGAACACTGATGAACCTGCAGAATAATGAAGCAGGGAGACAG GCGGCCTATAACCTTGCAAATGTGGCCTGTAAGTGTCACGGCGTCTCAGGTTCCTGCAGTCTGAAGACCTGTTGGCTCCAGCTGGCCGACTTCAGAAGTGTTGGCGAGTTCCTGAAGGAGAAGTACGACAGTGCAGCGGCCATGCGCATTGGACGCAAG GGCAAGCTGGAGCTGGTAGACAAACGCTTCAACACCCCGACCCCGGATGATCTGGTCTACATCGACACCAGCCCTGACTACTGCCTCCGCAACGAGACCACAGGCTCGCTGGGCACGCTGGGCCGCCTCTGCAACAAAACCTCGGAGGGCATGGACGGCTGCGAGCTCATGTGCTGCGGCAGAGGATACGATCAGTTCAAGACCTACAAGCACGAGCGCTGCCACTGCAAGTTCCACTGGTGCTGCTACGTCAAGTGCAAGCGTTGCACAACACTCGTGGACCAGTTTGTGTGTAAATAG